A genomic stretch from Nilaparvata lugens isolate BPH chromosome 8, ASM1435652v1, whole genome shotgun sequence includes:
- the LOC111049431 gene encoding uncharacterized protein LOC111049431 — MFIIRIQTVLLLLFIGSQRLLAGTIPSGTETEDPLKTKHDVPHTFDNEKKDEHQNLPWDCQAESDYIQKEIALTTKILADGERFMENQDFSDDAETVLVLGKAGSGKTSLIQFLSGNPHLRSTLVRSDTGEYIIEDGQKIGTSATESFTLYPERVHYNSSITFCDSPGFHDSRSSAHEIVSMDVMKSTTSKFKRMKIVLLENYSSLQYGLFKDNFINTLRHLNDFLVDFDKYKDHIVLIATKVPFGYRMPDDISAPPEFITEDMHVESIIAYLHQMEKSLTRKILETNSRTDKEFYKKVIRLLGSLQTRDENGKVARINVFRRPYTSGPLEKQSLLEKNRRSLARTIMNLDFVEVGENDFDFTLSDRAKMYLECLLKLTSDSYKLKINELSFKLSEYVKHKTENYETFERVLTDLELLYGALKQLSDQLDKTKDYNEFFQKINSFISDQQMQPQIDFNEGINVIEKYERMLLKFVDTNNVFISTSWALPIRQVMRMTEEKLQWYSTLDEFITVLSSYEYQKKKPEIASRIMNEGSISKDDLMSLFMEATGSINAKHFFDEGSSSKKYSEIETVVKTFLEKNRIHCDANGVLRVEGFYVMLSEINVYIETVNSMVQKYDNIKVKEVRVLAVHTVFVDDDTNAYFKGVDMFVAANKWRVIGQRKIVLSGQPGPEISVDKYQGRDGRPGLPGGNGGSFIGIGRDFLYGGSLLVQSYGGAGGPGTDGAKGARGMDGSFVHDTFIPVSGEYVKSSSQIFGIDADYFSKGMTRLTGKHKFSLAFFDSSNSLLDTRADIKVVKEEGFCGENGGPGGLGGQGGIGGFAGDLKLLEFGAQSGIRLENQNGSMGTPGKQGETGEKGEDEMGVVVSKFGSGEILEESLTGNVSQPESHLQPAKLVQNLVKMLNNTQQKA, encoded by the exons ATGTTCATCATAAGGATTCAGACAGTTCTGCTACTTCTTTTTATAGGAAGTCAACG aTTGTTAGCCGGTACAATTCCTTCAGGGACCGAAACAGAAGATCCGCTAAAAACCAAGCACGATGTTCCACATACATTTGATAAT gaGAAGAAAGACGAACACCAGAACCTTCCTTGGGATTGCCAAGCCGAATCTGACTACATTCAGAAAGAAATAGCACTAACAACCAAAATTCTAGCAGATGGTGAGCGGTTCATGGAGAATCAAGACTTTTCAGATGATGCTGAAACTGTATTAGTACTAGGGAAGGCGGGTAGTGGAAAAACCAGTTTAATCCAGTTTTTGTCTGGAAATCCCCACCTACGTTCCACATTGGTCAGGAGTGACACCGGTGAATACATCATCGAAGACGGGCAGAAAATCGGAACTTCGGCCACTGAGTCTTTCACTCTGTACCCAGAACGTGTCCATTACAACTCATCAATCACATTCTGTGATTCCCCAGGGTTCCACGACTCACGGAGCTCTGCACATGAGATAGTTTCAATGGATGTCATGAAATCCACCACCAGCAAATTCAAGAGGATGAAAATTGTTTTGCTTGAGAACTACAGCTCTCTACAGTACGGTCTCTTCAAAGACAATTTCATCAACACTCTTCGacatttgaatgatttcttggtTGATTTCGACAAATATAAGGATCATATTGTGCTGATTGCAACTAAAGTACCTTTCGGTTATAGAATGCCTGATGATATCAGTGCTCCTCCAGAGTTCATCACAGAAGACATGCATGTTGAGAGTATAATAGCTTACTTGCATCAAATGGAGAAATCTCTAACACGGAAAATCCTAGAGACAAACAGTAGAACCGACAAGGAGTTCTACAAGAAAGTCATTAGATTACTAGGAAGCCTCCAGACCAGAGATGAAAATGGGAAAGTAGCCAGAATAAATGTATTTAGGCGTCCATACACGTCAGGTCCTCTCGAAAAACAGTCATTACTTGAAAAGAATAGAAGATCCCTAGCTAGAACAATAATGAATTTAGATTTTGTGGAAGTTGGAGAGAATGACTTTGATTTCACATTGTCAGACAGAGCGAAAATGTATCTGGAATGCCTGCTGAAATTGACCAGTGATAGCTACAAACTTAAGATCAATGAATTGTCATTCAAACTGAGCGAATATGTCAAACATAAAACCGAAAACTACGAAACTTTTGAAAGGGTTCTGACAGATCTGGAACTGTTGTATGGTGCATTAAAACAATTATCTGATCAACTGGATAAAACTAAGGATTACAATGAGTTCTTCCAGAAGATCAATAGTTTCATCTCAGATCAGCAAATGCAGCCTCAGATCGATTTCAATGAAGGCATAAATGTGATAGAAAAATATGAGAGGATGCTTCTGAAATTTGTTGATAccaataatgttttcatttcaaCGTCCTGGGCACTACCAATTAGGCAAGTCATGAGAATGACAGAGGAAAAACTGCAATGGTATAGTACTCTCGACGAATTCATTACTGTTCTTTCAAGTTATGAGTATCAGAAGAAGAAACCCGAGATAGCTTCAAGAATCATGAATGAGGGTTCCATTTCAAAAGATGATTTGATGTCACTATTCATGGAGGCTACTGGAAGCATAAATGCCAAGCATTTCTTTGATGAGGGATCCAGCAGTAAGAAGTATTCAGAAATTGAAACAGTTGTGAAAACTTTCCTGGAAAAAAATAGAATCCATTGTGATGCTAATGGTGTGCTGAGAGTTGAAGGATTCTATGTGATGCTTTCAGAGATTAATGTATACATTGAGACAGTTAATTCGATGGTGCAAAAATACGATAACATAAAAGTCAAAGAGGTAAGAGTGCTGGCTGTTCACACAGTGTTTGTGGATGATGACACCAATGCTTATTTCAAGGGAGTGGACATGTTTGTTGCAGCAAATAAGTGGAGAGTGATTGGTCAAAGGAAGATAGTACTTAGTGGTCAGCCTGGTCCAGAAATATCCGTTGATAAATATCAGGGCAGAGATGGGAGACCTGGCTTACCAGGAGGTAATGGTGGAAGTTTCATCGGAATAGGCAGGGACTTTTTGTATGGTGGAAGTTTACTTGTTCAGTCATACGGTGGCGCAGGGGGTCCTGGGACTGATGGCGCAAAGGGGGCCAGAGGTATGGATGGTAGTTTTGTTCATGACACCTTCATACCAGTTTCAGGAGAGTATGTGAAAAGTTCCTCTCAAATCTTTGGAATTGATGCTGATTACTTCAGTAAAGGTATGACTAGACTAACAGGGAAACACAAGTTTTCCTTAGCATTTTTCGACTCCAGCAACAGTCTCCTAGATACCAGGGCTGACATAAAGGTTGTGAAGGAAGAAGGCTTTTGTGGGGAGAACGGAGGTCCTGGAGGATTGGGAGGGCAGGGAGGTATAGGAGGTTTTGCAGGAGACCTAAAACTGCTTGAATTTGGAGCACAATCGGGGATAAGATTGGAGAACCAAAATGGCAGCATGGGAACACCTGGAAAACAGGGAGAGACTGGAGAGAAGGGGGAAGACGAGATGGGAGTGGTTGTGTCCAAGTTTGGTTCCGGAGAGATTCTGGAGGAAAGCCTTACTGGAAATGTGAGTCAACCGGAGTCACATCTCCAGCCTGCAAAACTTGTCCAAAACTTGGTGAAGATGTTGAACAACACACAACAAAAGGCATGA